From a region of the Sporosarcina ureilytica genome:
- a CDS encoding superoxide dismutase family protein, translating to MKQKVVGAVLITVLFILGGCGKGSNSKIPVSGKSTDMIEAPLINTEGTEIGEVTLTEGKNGVTIRVAAEGLPPGEHGFHIHEKGECIPPKFESAGGHFNPTHKEHGFDNPKGFHLGDLPNIEVAEDGTVDAIVSTANVTLQQGEENSIFDEDGSSLMIHAKADDYKTDPAGNSGDRIACAVIAE from the coding sequence TTGAAACAAAAAGTAGTTGGAGCAGTTTTGATAACCGTATTGTTTATACTGGGCGGGTGCGGGAAAGGCAGTAACTCGAAAATCCCTGTGAGTGGGAAAAGTACGGACATGATTGAAGCACCTCTCATCAACACAGAAGGTACTGAGATTGGTGAAGTTACACTAACGGAGGGTAAAAACGGTGTAACGATTCGAGTTGCTGCGGAAGGACTACCGCCAGGTGAACACGGTTTTCATATTCATGAAAAAGGGGAATGTATTCCCCCGAAATTTGAATCTGCCGGCGGCCATTTTAATCCAACTCATAAAGAGCATGGCTTTGATAATCCCAAAGGCTTCCATCTAGGTGATTTGCCGAATATTGAAGTCGCAGAAGATGGTACAGTCGACGCGATTGTATCGACAGCAAATGTTACCCTTCAACAGGGGGAAGAAAATTCAATTTTCGATGAAGACGGCAGCTCCCTTATGATTCACGCGAAGGCAGATGATTACAAAACAGATCCGGCTGGTAATTCAGGAGATCGAATTGCTTGTGCAGTTATCGCTGAATAA